In Maridesulfovibrio sp., the genomic stretch GCTGGGGCTGGTAGGAGAATCAGGTTGCGGTAAATCCACACTGGGCCGCATGCTCTGTGAAATACTCAGTCCGTCCGGCGGGGATATTTTCTACAAAGGGCAGAATGTAAAAGACATGAATTCCGCTGAGCACATGGACTATGCACGCAATGTGCAAATGATTTTTCAGGACCCGTTTGCATCACTGAACCCGCGGAAAAGGGTCGCTCAGATTATCGGTGAAGCTCCGCTCTATCACGGCCTGACAGACAAATCAGGATTTAATAAGTATCTTGCGGACGTCATGCTGCGCTGCGGGCTGGACCCCAGCTACAAGAACCGCTACCCGCATCAGTTCTCCGGAGGTCAGCGGCAAAGAATAGGTATCGCAAGGGCCATGGCCATGCAGCCGGAATGCCTGATCTGTGATGAGTCTGTAGCAGCTCTGGATGTCTCCATTCAAGCCCAGATTCTGAATTTATTCATGAACCTGCGCAAGGAACTGAACCTGACCTGTCTGTTCATCAGCCACGACCTTGGCGTGGTC encodes the following:
- a CDS encoding oligopeptide/dipeptide ABC transporter ATP-binding protein; its protein translation is MNNNTPFLSCDNLSRVFVKKLDFAGKIAQKLGSNMREERVQAVDSVNLDIMPGEVLGLVGESGCGKSTLGRMLCEILSPSGGDIFYKGQNVKDMNSAEHMDYARNVQMIFQDPFASLNPRKRVAQIIGEAPLYHGLTDKSGFNKYLADVMLRCGLDPSYKNRYPHQFSGGQRQRIGIARAMAMQPECLICDESVAALDVSIQAQILNLFMNLRKELNLTCLFISHDLGVVEHISDRIAVMYLGRVVEVGTVEKLFSKPFHPYTQALLNEVPRLDKRDVDFAQLKGEIPSPLDPPKGCHFHPRCAHAMDICREKAPQNKELSPGHRICCHLADRRNEWISL